One genomic segment of Falco cherrug isolate bFalChe1 chromosome 13, bFalChe1.pri, whole genome shotgun sequence includes these proteins:
- the THBD gene encoding thrombomodulin — protein MRRLPLPLLLAGLALALGQGREPEPGGEPGPAAPSGAQCLEHDCFAVFWAARPFAEASAVCERGGGHLMTVRSTVAEDAIALLLQSRGGRLWLGLRLPSPLPCTEPAQRLRGFQWVTGDRRTDYSNWAPSGRRCGERCVTVSRDLRWEERRCDAPADGFLCEYNYAASCGRLPPAEGLPVTYTTPFGARGGDFLALPPRSAAIVPALGLELRCEEDGEGGGPRWSRAEPGAWPCRLAAGGCEGACGEEGGRPRCSCPDGKVLSPDGRGCGSPCAGAPCQHHCVVAGASFLCMCEAGYRLAADGSSCEDIDDCAAVPRLCEQVCVNTEGGFECHCQRGYEMVEGHCRPLSRCYEAPCEQQCEDVPDGYRCSCFPGYAIDSLKPTHCLLHCNRSQCPAQCDPHTLACECPDGFVLDDDANSSKVCVDIDECDMNFCEHNCTNRPGSYECHCHAGYRLHSQNHCIKIQEDDKEGAYSGDAAGSEPPVPIPSRTPPKVERLHPGVLVGISVGVLSAALALLALGYHLAKKRCRPPATMDYKCSGPHEKEMGLQPVTLGCAVPSQKL, from the coding sequence ATGCGGCGGCTcccgctgccgctgctgctggccgGGCTGGCGCtggcgctggggcaggggcgggagccggagccggggggggagccggggccggCCGCCCCCTCGGGCGCGCAGTGCCTGGAGCACGACTGCTTCGCCGTGTTCTGGGCGGCGCGGCCGTTCGCGGAGGCCAGCGCGGTGTgcgagcgcggcggcgggcacCTGATGACCGTCCGCTCCACCGTGGCGGAGGACGCCATcgcgctgctgctgcagagccgcGGCGGGCGGCTGTGGCTGGGGCTGCGCCTGccgtcccccctgccctgcaccgAGCCGGCCCAGCGCCTGCGGGGCTTCCAGTGGGTGACGGGCGACCGCCGCACCGACTACTCCAACTGGGCGCCGTCGGGGCGGCGGTGCGGAGAGCGCTGCGTGACCGTGTCGCGGGATCTGCGCTGGGAGGAGAGGCGCTGCGATGCGCCGGCCGACGGCTTCCTCTGCGAGTACAACTACGCGGCCAGCTGCGGCCGCCTGCCCCCCGCCGAGGGGCTGCCCGTCACCTACACAACCCCCTTCGGCGCCCGCGGCGGGGACTTCCTGGCGCTGCCGCCCCGCAGCGCGGCCATCGTGCCggccctggggctggagctgcgCTGCGAGGAGGACGGGGAGGGCGGGGGACCGCGCTGGAGCCGCGCCGAGCCCGGAGCCTGGCCCTGCCGCCTGGCCGCCGGGGGCTGCGAGGGGGCGTGCGGCGAGGAGGGCGGCCGGCCGCGCTGCTCCTGCCCCGACGGCAAGGTGCTGAGCCCCGACGGCCGCGGGTGCGGCTCGCCCTGCGCCGGCGCGCCCTGCCAGCATCACTGCGTCGTGGCCGGCGCCTCCTTCCTCTGCATGTGCGAGGCGGGCTACCGGCTGGCCGCCGACGGCAGCAGCTGCGAGGACATCGACGACTGCGCTGCCGTGCCCAGGCTGTGCGAGCAGGTCTGCGTCAACACCGAGGGCGGCTTCGAGTGCCATTGCCAGCGTGGCTACGAGATGGTGGAGGGGCACTGCCGGCCCCTCTCCCGCTGCTACGAGGCACCCTGCGAGCAGCAGTGCGAGGACGTGCCCGATGGCTACCGCTGCAGCTGCTTCCCGGGCTACGCCATCGACTCACTGAAGCCCACCCACTGCCTGCTGCACTGCAACCGCAGCCAGTGCCCGGCCCAGTGCGACCCGCACACCCTGGCCTGCGAGTGCCCTGATGGCTTCGTGCTGGACGACGATGCCAACAGCAGCAAGGTCTGTGTGGACATCGACGAGTGCGACATGAACTTCTGCGAGCACAACTGCACCAACCGCCCCGGCAGCTACGAGTGCCACTGCCACGCCGGCTACCGGCTCCACAGCCAGAACCACTGCATCAAAATCCAGGAGGACGACAAGGAGGGAGCGTACTCTGGGGACGCTGCCGGGTCCGAACCCCCGGTGCCCATCCCCAGCCGGACCCCGCCAAAGGTGGAGCGCCTCCACCCTGGCGTGCTGGTGGGCATCTCTGTGGGCGTCCTCTccgcagccctggctctgctggcccTGGGCTACCACCTGGCAAAGAAGCGCTGCAGGCCCCCTGCCACCATGGATTACAAGTGCAGTGGCCCCCACGAAAAGGAGATGGGACTCCAGCCGGTCACCTTGGGGTGTGCCGTCCCCAGCCAGAAATTGTAG